Proteins co-encoded in one Flavobacteriaceae bacterium MAR_2009_75 genomic window:
- a CDS encoding response regulator receiver domain-containing protein: protein MTKINSICIIDDDPITVFGVRKMLSLVVDCDNISSFVNGKKAIDGIKEQLNEHGCIPEIIFLDINMPIMDGWQFLEEFIALPVKDNIRINIITSSIDAFDKDKWEYYQKRTDHFITYNHKPLFKKQIAEITKKTL, encoded by the coding sequence ATGACGAAGATTAATAGTATTTGTATAATTGATGATGATCCGATAACTGTTTTCGGGGTGCGTAAGATGTTAAGCCTTGTGGTTGACTGCGATAATATATCATCTTTTGTAAATGGAAAAAAAGCCATTGACGGAATTAAAGAACAACTCAATGAACATGGTTGTATTCCAGAAATAATATTTCTGGATATTAATATGCCAATTATGGACGGGTGGCAATTTTTAGAAGAATTCATTGCCCTTCCTGTAAAAGACAACATCCGTATAAACATTATCACCTCTTCTATTGATGCTTTCGATAAAGATAAATGGGAATATTATCAAAAAAGGACCGACCATTTTATTACCTACAACCATAAACCTTTATTTAAAAAGCAGATTGCCGAGATTACCAAAAAGACCCTGTAG
- a CDS encoding G/U mismatch-specific uracil-DNA glycosylase produces MFLHTHPYEPFLFPEATKLIVGTLPPPRFTAGELKPDDVDFCYGSRSGMLWPILDRIFDLNLKYETTDFATSQRKEFLLKRKIGVCDIVESAERLKIDASDLGMQNVKLRNLIEYLEVFERLETILFMGGNSKNGPEYFFRRLIKTYAIKLQPVSETVPRIYTFTLPRSKRKITTVSLTAPSGAANRAVGSLNLYKVNKAENPDYNTLDFRVEQYQQFFLD; encoded by the coding sequence TTGTTTTTGCATACGCATCCATATGAACCTTTTCTGTTTCCGGAAGCTACCAAGTTAATCGTAGGTACGTTGCCGCCGCCTAGGTTTACGGCGGGTGAACTTAAACCTGATGATGTCGATTTTTGTTACGGGAGTCGCAGCGGAATGTTATGGCCAATTTTAGATAGAATTTTCGATCTGAATTTAAAATATGAAACTACTGATTTTGCTACCTCGCAACGCAAAGAGTTTTTATTGAAAAGAAAAATAGGGGTCTGCGATATTGTAGAAAGTGCCGAGCGTTTAAAAATCGATGCTTCCGATTTAGGAATGCAAAATGTTAAATTAAGAAACCTTATTGAATATTTAGAAGTGTTCGAAAGATTAGAGACAATACTCTTTATGGGAGGAAATAGTAAAAACGGGCCTGAATATTTTTTTCGGCGCTTAATAAAAACCTACGCTATAAAACTTCAACCGGTTTCTGAAACAGTACCTCGCATTTATACATTTACGCTGCCAAGATCGAAAAGAAAAATTACAACGGTGTCGCTCACTGCCCCTTCGGGGGCGGCAAATAGAGCAGTGGGCAGCCTTAATTTATATAAAGTTAATAAGGCGGAAAACCCTGACTATAATACCCTTGATTTTAGGGTAGAGCAATACCAGCAATTTTTTCTGGATTAG
- a CDS encoding DinB family protein produces the protein MQHSKEKKTHEVWLRGPIEGIPALLQPAAHALLQATEDVHKYTTDLPENLLWKNPAGRASIGFHIQHMTGVLDRMMTYSKALPLSDLQFDYLKKEGVADHDLSIALLINALEKKVNRALEYFKTLSDAELKVKRTVGRKELPSTVIGLLFHAAEHAQRHVGQLLVTASVLRSEKG, from the coding sequence ATGCAGCACTCTAAAGAAAAGAAAACACATGAAGTTTGGCTGCGAGGACCTATTGAGGGAATACCCGCTCTTCTACAGCCAGCAGCACATGCACTTTTGCAAGCTACTGAAGATGTGCATAAGTACACTACAGATTTGCCCGAAAATCTACTCTGGAAAAACCCGGCAGGCAGGGCATCCATCGGTTTTCATATTCAGCATATGACAGGTGTATTAGACCGTATGATGACTTATTCAAAGGCTCTGCCCCTATCCGATTTACAATTCGATTACTTAAAAAAAGAGGGAGTGGCCGACCATGATCTTAGCATCGCCTTACTTATAAATGCATTAGAAAAGAAAGTCAATAGAGCACTGGAATATTTTAAAACACTCTCCGATGCAGAATTAAAAGTGAAGCGAACCGTAGGGCGTAAAGAATTACCCAGTACCGTTATCGGCTTATTGTTTCATGCCGCCGAACATGCGCAGAGACATGTTGGCCAATTGCTGGTAACAGCCAGTGTCTTAAGGTCAGAAAAAGGATAA
- a CDS encoding PAS domain S-box-containing protein: MPKGDHIDTNIHLIKQLPSATAFVNTDFEVVYASDKWMELYKLRRKEVVGKRIDYLFTDSNSGLANTFNDCLSKQVDKTFEEFNYDPTGKKWYEWRCNPWLDEEENVIGLILTTEDVTQQKLTETNLGRLRSKLDIISEIGKIGSWEYDIVEDKLIWCSVTKKIHETSDNFVPNIEDGISFYKEGYSKNIISMAVHDTINGGSGWSEKLQIVTAKGNEIWVRSNGTPVYDDGKLIAIRGTFQDINDKVLTETKTKANEKLLHTLIDNLPLNIYIKDTESRKILVNKAESDYLGFNDPSELLGKSNSDLYDQDIAEQLNREDQTIMDTLVPIINKESSIRDKNGKTTTFLVSKIPLLDENGRANGLVGISHDISELKQKEEKLRNLVDVASLQNKKLVNFAHIVSHNLRSHTANFSMLLEFLIDEKSEDEKKNIIRMLTNASNNLMETLENLNEVVAINTNAGLEKKPTNLNKKIETVQQNLTAFLKSHNATIINEVEENVMVKVVPAYIESILMNFMTNAVKYKDPNRKPTVELSSGYQNGMTILSIKDNGMGIDLKKYGDKLFGMYKTFHQHKDSRGIGLYITKNQIEAMKGRVVVYSEVGKGTTFKIYFNDED, translated from the coding sequence ATGCCGAAAGGAGACCATATAGATACAAATATTCACCTCATAAAACAATTGCCATCGGCGACTGCCTTTGTCAATACCGATTTTGAGGTGGTATATGCATCTGATAAATGGATGGAGCTTTATAAGCTTAGACGTAAGGAGGTTGTAGGTAAAAGAATTGATTACTTGTTCACCGATTCGAACAGCGGTCTAGCAAACACTTTTAACGATTGCCTTTCTAAACAGGTTGACAAAACCTTTGAAGAATTCAATTACGACCCAACAGGCAAAAAATGGTACGAGTGGAGATGTAACCCTTGGTTAGACGAAGAAGAAAATGTTATCGGTCTGATTTTAACGACTGAAGATGTAACCCAACAAAAACTTACAGAAACCAATTTAGGTCGCTTAAGATCGAAGTTAGATATAATATCAGAAATAGGTAAAATCGGCAGTTGGGAGTACGACATTGTTGAAGACAAATTGATTTGGTGCAGTGTAACCAAAAAAATTCATGAGACATCAGATAACTTTGTTCCAAACATTGAAGATGGTATAAGTTTTTACAAAGAAGGGTACAGTAAAAATATAATCTCAATGGCCGTTCACGACACCATTAATGGTGGATCAGGTTGGAGCGAAAAATTACAGATAGTAACCGCTAAAGGCAATGAAATATGGGTTAGGTCGAATGGCACCCCTGTTTATGACGATGGAAAATTAATAGCCATCAGGGGCACCTTTCAAGATATAAATGATAAGGTACTTACCGAAACTAAAACCAAAGCAAACGAAAAGCTCTTACATACCTTAATCGATAATTTACCCCTTAACATCTACATAAAAGATACAGAGTCTAGAAAAATACTGGTAAACAAGGCCGAAAGTGATTATTTAGGTTTTAATGATCCTAGTGAATTATTAGGTAAAAGCAATTCCGATCTTTATGATCAAGATATTGCAGAGCAGCTAAACAGGGAAGATCAAACCATAATGGATACTCTTGTTCCCATTATTAATAAAGAGAGTTCTATTAGAGACAAAAATGGCAAGACAACAACTTTTTTGGTATCGAAAATTCCATTGTTAGATGAGAATGGTCGCGCCAATGGCCTTGTCGGAATTAGCCATGATATTTCAGAGTTGAAACAAAAAGAAGAGAAGCTTCGCAATCTGGTCGATGTAGCATCATTACAAAATAAAAAATTAGTGAATTTCGCCCATATTGTCTCTCACAATTTAAGATCGCACACGGCCAATTTCTCAATGTTGTTAGAGTTTCTTATAGACGAGAAGAGCGAAGATGAAAAAAAGAATATTATAAGAATGTTGACAAATGCCTCTAATAATTTAATGGAGACATTAGAAAACCTTAATGAGGTAGTGGCAATCAATACCAATGCTGGCCTTGAGAAAAAACCGACCAATCTCAACAAAAAAATTGAAACCGTTCAACAGAACCTGACTGCTTTTTTGAAGAGTCATAACGCGACCATAATAAATGAAGTTGAAGAAAATGTTATGGTAAAGGTCGTACCAGCATATATTGAAAGTATTTTGATGAATTTCATGACGAATGCCGTTAAATACAAAGACCCTAATCGAAAACCAACAGTAGAATTAAGTAGCGGATACCAAAACGGAATGACCATCTTATCTATTAAAGATAACGGTATGGGCATAGACTTAAAAAAATACGGAGACAAACTCTTCGGCATGTATAAAACTTTTCATCAACATAAAGATTCTAGAGGTATAGGTCTCTATATTACTAAAAATCAAATAGAAGCCATGAAAGGTCGTGTCGTTGTGTATAGCGAAGTGGGCAAAGGCACCACGTTCAAGATTTATTTTAATGACGAAGATTAA
- a CDS encoding phosphoenolpyruvate carboxylase type 1 encodes MQQQDEKLNEFKKSVNNKFNVYNSLFLNLPYRNIENVGILIPLLLDQCQRGLASGQNPQEILEDFFQNYVKIESEKERIDFMFRIIQYVERQVVLYDSVEDAAFPKLQEYRRSLSIKDYFELVDKNKSWDKVSKKLSTFSARIVLTAHPTQFYTPAVLDIIEDLRTLILEDRIDDIDVTLQQLGLTSLLNAKKPTPLDEAKNIIYILRHTYYDAVGELYAYIKDNIKKADFDNHNIMKLGFWPGGDRDGNPYVTAPITKDVADELRITLMKCYYNDLKRIQKKLTFKGVQEPIRKLRSNLYTAMFDSSKTVGYEDILQPLLDIRELLVSKYHSIYLKELDFFLDKVKIFKTHFATLDIRQDHSKHILVVESALKQNKLIKESIDELSQDELVDLLINKDLKLDPSDYSEDIVIDTINNISQLKAIQSTNGEEGCNRYIISNSEDIFSVLFVYGLFRWCGWNDKDITFDIIPLFETMKGMDGAEETMETLFDLPAYREHLEKRNNNQTIMLGFSDGTKDGGYLKANWAILKTKETLSKVCDKNGIKAIFFDGRGGPPARGGGKTHRFYAAQTKGVANNEIQLTIQGQTITSTYGTKEHFIHNSEQLLTAGLSNNLFGKENVISAKQRKLIEELSELSFEKYDALKNHEMFIPYLENRSTLKYYQKANIGSRPGKRGNKKQLELSDLRAISFVGSWSQLKQNVPGYFGLGTAIQTLKDDGRLSEIKKLYKEVPFFKALMLNSMMSLSKCYFELTSYMKEDKKYGAFWNILHEEFLLSKKMLLTISGSKVLMENEAVSRESIRIRENIVLPLLVIQQFALQKIGQDSSYLDEYEKIVTRSLYGNINASRNSA; translated from the coding sequence ATGCAACAGCAAGATGAAAAACTGAACGAGTTTAAAAAGTCGGTCAATAATAAATTCAACGTATATAACAGCTTATTCTTGAACCTTCCTTATAGGAATATCGAGAATGTAGGTATACTTATACCGTTATTACTAGATCAATGTCAAAGAGGGTTGGCTTCCGGTCAAAATCCTCAGGAAATTTTAGAAGATTTTTTTCAGAATTATGTGAAAATTGAATCGGAAAAAGAACGTATCGATTTTATGTTCCGTATTATTCAATACGTAGAAAGGCAAGTTGTACTTTATGATAGTGTCGAAGATGCCGCTTTTCCGAAGCTACAGGAGTACAGAAGATCGTTGAGTATAAAAGATTATTTTGAACTCGTCGATAAGAACAAAAGCTGGGACAAGGTTTCGAAAAAACTTTCGACTTTTAGTGCTCGTATTGTCTTAACAGCTCACCCGACACAGTTTTATACTCCGGCTGTATTGGATATAATTGAAGACCTACGTACTTTAATTTTAGAAGATCGTATCGATGATATCGATGTGACATTACAGCAATTGGGTCTTACCTCGTTATTGAACGCTAAAAAGCCCACACCCTTAGATGAAGCGAAAAATATCATTTATATCTTGCGCCATACTTACTATGATGCGGTCGGTGAACTTTATGCTTACATAAAAGACAACATTAAAAAGGCCGATTTCGATAATCACAATATCATGAAGCTTGGGTTTTGGCCCGGTGGAGATAGAGATGGTAACCCGTACGTTACAGCACCCATTACCAAAGATGTTGCCGATGAACTGCGTATAACATTAATGAAGTGTTATTATAACGACCTTAAGCGAATACAGAAGAAGTTAACCTTTAAAGGGGTTCAAGAGCCCATTAGAAAATTAAGGAGCAATCTTTATACGGCCATGTTCGATAGTTCTAAAACCGTAGGTTATGAAGATATATTACAACCACTATTAGACATTAGAGAACTTCTCGTCAGTAAATACCATAGTATATATTTAAAAGAACTCGATTTCTTTTTAGATAAGGTCAAAATATTCAAAACGCACTTTGCAACTTTAGATATTCGTCAAGATCATAGCAAGCACATATTGGTGGTAGAGTCTGCTTTGAAGCAGAACAAGCTGATCAAAGAATCTATCGACGAACTCTCTCAAGACGAGCTTGTAGATTTACTGATCAATAAAGATCTTAAATTAGACCCATCGGATTATTCGGAGGATATTGTTATAGATACCATCAACAATATCTCTCAACTTAAGGCAATTCAGTCTACCAATGGTGAAGAAGGCTGCAACCGCTATATTATAAGTAACTCAGAAGATATTTTCTCAGTTCTTTTTGTTTACGGATTGTTCAGATGGTGCGGTTGGAACGATAAAGACATCACTTTTGATATCATTCCACTTTTCGAGACCATGAAAGGTATGGATGGTGCCGAAGAAACCATGGAAACCCTTTTTGATTTACCTGCCTATAGAGAGCATTTAGAAAAGAGAAACAATAATCAGACTATAATGTTGGGCTTCTCAGATGGCACAAAAGATGGTGGCTATTTAAAGGCGAACTGGGCAATTCTCAAAACCAAGGAAACCTTGTCGAAAGTTTGTGATAAAAATGGTATCAAAGCGATATTCTTCGATGGCCGAGGCGGACCACCGGCACGTGGTGGCGGAAAAACACACAGGTTCTATGCAGCGCAGACAAAGGGTGTGGCCAACAACGAGATTCAATTGACCATTCAAGGGCAGACCATAACCAGTACTTATGGCACCAAAGAGCATTTTATTCACAACAGTGAGCAGTTATTGACTGCTGGTCTTAGCAACAACCTTTTTGGCAAAGAGAATGTAATCTCTGCGAAACAGCGAAAATTGATAGAAGAGCTTTCAGAATTGAGTTTTGAAAAATATGACGCACTCAAGAACCACGAAATGTTCATTCCGTATCTAGAGAATAGAAGTACCTTAAAATATTACCAAAAAGCGAATATCGGTAGTAGACCAGGTAAACGTGGTAATAAGAAACAATTAGAACTAAGCGATTTAAGAGCAATTTCTTTTGTAGGTTCATGGAGTCAGTTGAAACAGAATGTTCCGGGTTATTTCGGACTCGGTACCGCTATTCAGACGTTGAAAGATGACGGTAGATTGTCTGAAATCAAAAAGCTGTATAAAGAGGTGCCTTTCTTTAAAGCTTTGATGTTGAACAGTATGATGTCTCTTTCAAAATGTTATTTTGAATTGACCAGTTATATGAAAGAGGATAAAAAGTATGGTGCTTTCTGGAATATTCTTCATGAGGAATTTTTACTGTCTAAAAAGATGTTGTTGACGATTTCCGGAAGTAAGGTTCTAATGGAAAACGAAGCAGTATCTAGAGAGTCGATTCGCATACGTGAGAACATTGTGTTGCCGCTATTGGTAATCCAGCAGTTTGCCTTACAGAAAATAGGTCAAGATTCTTCCTATTTAGACGAATATGAGAAGATTGTAACGCGTTCCCTTTACGGAAACATTAATGCCAGCAGAAACTCGGCATAA
- a CDS encoding PASTA domain-containing protein → MRNFFNFLRSKVFLIQLGLAILVSIILIFLTLRWLDGTTNHGEFVEVPDFGKMSVPEMRQSVEEAGLRYEVLDSANYNPDYPRFSIIEQNPPAGNKVKENRKIYFTVNPSGYKKVTVPKIIQVTQRNAASMLRAVGLDVQRVTYIDELGKDMVYQIKYKGKYVKPGDKLPKTSKIELVCGNGQITDRARVQADSE, encoded by the coding sequence ATGCGTAATTTTTTCAATTTTTTAAGAAGTAAGGTTTTTCTAATTCAGTTAGGCTTGGCCATTCTAGTTTCGATAATTCTGATTTTTTTGACTCTTCGGTGGTTAGATGGTACGACCAATCATGGCGAATTTGTTGAGGTGCCCGATTTTGGTAAAATGTCGGTTCCAGAAATGAGACAGTCTGTCGAAGAAGCAGGCCTGAGGTATGAGGTTTTAGACTCTGCGAACTATAATCCTGATTATCCTAGGTTTTCAATAATCGAACAAAATCCACCGGCAGGCAATAAAGTAAAGGAGAACCGGAAGATTTACTTTACTGTTAATCCATCCGGTTATAAAAAAGTTACGGTTCCGAAAATAATTCAAGTTACCCAGCGAAACGCCGCTTCTATGCTTCGTGCAGTTGGCCTTGACGTGCAAAGGGTTACCTATATCGATGAATTGGGTAAAGACATGGTTTACCAAATTAAATACAAGGGTAAATATGTGAAACCTGGAGATAAATTACCTAAAACTTCAAAAATTGAATTGGTTTGCGGTAATGGCCAAATAACCGACCGTGCAAGGGTACAAGCAGATTCCGAATAG
- a CDS encoding 30S ribosomal protein S31, with protein MGKGDKKSRRGKIANRSYGARRPRKIKKRPTIEEKINVGKKK; from the coding sequence ATGGGTAAGGGAGATAAGAAATCAAGACGCGGAAAAATTGCCAATCGTTCTTACGGAGCTAGAAGACCCCGAAAAATTAAAAAGCGCCCAACGATTGAAGAAAAAATAAATGTCGGTAAAAAGAAATGA
- a CDS encoding phosphopantetheine adenylyltransferase: MKRAIFPGSFDPLTLGHYDIIMRGITLFDEIVISIGVNSEKNYMFTLEQRMEFISKAFVQESKIQVRTYEGLTVDFCKKIGANFILRGLRNPGDFEFEKAIAHTNRKLSEIETVFLLTSSGKSYISSSIVRDVIRNNGDYTGLVPDTVRIP; the protein is encoded by the coding sequence ATGAAGCGCGCCATTTTTCCAGGTTCTTTTGACCCTTTGACCCTCGGGCATTATGATATAATAATGCGAGGAATCACACTTTTTGACGAGATTGTTATTTCAATTGGGGTTAATTCAGAGAAAAATTATATGTTCACCTTAGAGCAACGAATGGAGTTCATAAGCAAAGCCTTTGTTCAAGAATCTAAGATTCAGGTTCGTACTTATGAAGGTCTAACGGTAGATTTTTGTAAGAAGATTGGAGCTAATTTTATATTAAGAGGACTCAGAAATCCAGGTGATTTTGAATTTGAAAAAGCAATTGCACATACCAATCGAAAACTTTCTGAAATAGAAACTGTTTTTCTCCTCACCTCATCAGGAAAATCTTACATTAGCTCTTCAATTGTTAGAGATGTAATTAGAAATAACGGCGATTACACAGGTCTTGTTCCCGATACCGTGCGCATACCCTGA
- a CDS encoding ribosomal large subunit pseudouridine synthase D: MQSQENAELGDDELFEHHSFMASKGQEPLRVDKFLMNFIEYATRNKIQQAAKNGHIWVNGNIVKQNFKVKPDDEVKVMFEHPPHEFLLVPEDIPLDIVYEDDVLLVVNKPAGMVVHPGHGNYSGTLINALLHHIKDLPVNSNERPGLVHRIDKDTSGLLVVAKTEAAMTHLAKQFFDKTSEREYIALVWGNVQDESGTVEGNIARNPKNRLQMQVFPEGDEGKDAVTHYKVLERLGYVTMLSCKLETGRTHQIRVHMKYIGHTLFNDERYGGNKILKGTTFTKYKQFVDNAFKILPRQALHAKTLGFVHPVTGEMMRFDTDIPQDMADCIDKWRHYSKHSQ; the protein is encoded by the coding sequence ATGCAATCACAAGAGAATGCCGAATTGGGCGATGACGAGCTTTTTGAGCACCATAGTTTTATGGCTTCAAAAGGGCAAGAACCATTGCGTGTAGATAAGTTTTTGATGAATTTTATCGAGTACGCTACACGTAACAAAATTCAGCAAGCGGCTAAAAATGGGCATATTTGGGTGAACGGCAACATTGTTAAGCAGAACTTTAAGGTTAAGCCTGATGATGAGGTGAAGGTGATGTTCGAACACCCGCCTCATGAGTTTCTCTTGGTTCCGGAAGATATACCCTTAGATATCGTTTACGAAGATGATGTTTTATTGGTGGTGAACAAACCAGCGGGTATGGTGGTACATCCCGGTCACGGTAATTATTCAGGTACCCTCATCAATGCGCTTCTTCACCATATAAAAGACCTGCCTGTAAATAGTAATGAGCGACCAGGCTTGGTTCATAGAATAGATAAGGACACTTCAGGACTTTTGGTAGTCGCGAAGACTGAAGCGGCAATGACCCATTTGGCCAAACAATTTTTCGATAAGACATCAGAGCGGGAGTATATTGCTCTTGTTTGGGGTAATGTACAAGATGAGTCAGGAACGGTTGAAGGTAATATTGCCAGAAACCCAAAGAATAGGTTGCAGATGCAGGTTTTTCCCGAAGGGGATGAAGGCAAAGACGCCGTAACCCATTACAAGGTTTTAGAGCGTTTGGGCTATGTGACCATGTTATCATGTAAACTGGAAACTGGCCGTACCCATCAGATTCGCGTGCATATGAAATATATTGGTCATACGCTGTTCAATGATGAACGATACGGAGGAAACAAAATTTTGAAAGGAACTACTTTTACCAAGTACAAACAATTCGTTGATAATGCATTCAAAATATTGCCACGTCAAGCTTTACACGCAAAAACATTAGGTTTTGTTCACCCCGTAACGGGGGAAATGATGCGCTTCGATACTGACATTCCTCAAGATATGGCCGATTGCATCGATAAGTGGAGGCACTACTCCAAACATAGTCAATAG
- a CDS encoding D-alanine-D-alanine ligase, with translation MKKNIAIIMGGYSSEVEISLKSGNVVHNSLSKERFNTYRIHILKEKWVYVDDVNQEHPVNKGDFSIKINNETIVFDCVFNAIHGTPGEDGLMQAYFELLGIPQTSCDYYQSALTFNKRDFLSTLKPYGIKSATSYYINQGDQINAEEITAKVGLPCFVKANKAGSSFGISKVYKKNDLKPAIEKAYKEDDEVIIESFLDGIEVSVGVITYKGKTKILPITEIVSENDFFDYEAKYQGKSQEITPARLSPNQEKNVVETAKRAYEVLKMKGYSRSEFIFIGDEPYMLEMNTTPGLTNESILPQQAQIAGISMSELFESAIEEALLKNK, from the coding sequence ATGAAGAAAAATATCGCCATTATCATGGGTGGCTATTCAAGCGAAGTAGAAATATCATTGAAAAGTGGCAATGTGGTGCACAACTCTTTGAGCAAAGAAAGGTTTAATACCTACCGCATACATATTTTAAAAGAAAAGTGGGTTTATGTAGATGATGTTAATCAAGAACACCCTGTAAACAAAGGTGATTTTTCGATTAAAATAAATAACGAGACCATAGTTTTTGATTGCGTGTTCAATGCAATTCATGGCACACCTGGCGAAGACGGATTAATGCAGGCTTATTTTGAACTGTTGGGTATACCCCAAACCTCATGTGATTATTATCAATCAGCCCTAACCTTTAACAAACGTGATTTTTTGAGTACCCTTAAACCCTATGGCATCAAATCGGCAACATCGTACTATATAAATCAAGGGGATCAAATTAATGCTGAAGAAATTACTGCTAAAGTAGGTTTACCCTGCTTCGTGAAAGCCAATAAGGCCGGTAGCAGTTTCGGAATTTCAAAGGTTTATAAAAAGAATGATTTAAAACCTGCCATTGAAAAGGCTTATAAAGAAGATGACGAAGTAATTATTGAGTCTTTTTTAGATGGTATCGAAGTTTCGGTAGGTGTAATCACCTATAAGGGAAAAACGAAAATATTACCTATTACCGAGATTGTTAGCGAGAATGATTTTTTTGACTATGAAGCGAAATATCAAGGTAAGTCTCAAGAAATAACCCCTGCAAGACTATCACCCAACCAAGAAAAAAATGTCGTTGAAACGGCCAAACGTGCTTACGAAGTTCTAAAGATGAAAGGGTATTCACGCAGTGAGTTCATATTTATCGGCGATGAACCTTACATGCTAGAAATGAACACCACACCAGGTTTGACTAATGAGAGTATACTACCACAGCAAGCGCAAATTGCCGGTATATCAATGTCAGAACTTTTTGAAAGTGCCATTGAAGAGGCTCTATTAAAAAATAAGTAA
- a CDS encoding tryptophan synthase alpha chain has translation MINRIHQKLQENKKILSIYFTAGYPALDDTIKIIEGLESSGVDLIEIGLPFSDPLADGPTIQESSTAALKNGMTSEILFEQLKDIRKTVTIPLIIMGYFNPILQYGVENFCKKCQDIGIDGLIIPDLPVDVYNDEYRSIFEKYGLINVFLITPQTSDERIRFIDSVSAGFIYMVSSASVTGAKTGFGQEQQSYFERIAEMKLTNPQIVGFGISNSETFQQATKSAKGAIIGSAFIKHLTGHGTENIGDFITKIR, from the coding sequence ATGATAAACCGAATCCATCAAAAATTACAAGAAAACAAAAAAATTCTGTCGATATATTTCACGGCAGGTTATCCAGCGTTAGATGATACAATAAAGATAATAGAAGGTTTGGAGTCTAGTGGAGTCGATCTTATAGAAATCGGACTTCCGTTCAGCGATCCGTTAGCCGATGGACCTACCATTCAAGAAAGCTCGACAGCAGCGCTAAAAAATGGAATGACCTCCGAAATACTTTTTGAGCAACTGAAAGATATCCGCAAAACGGTAACTATTCCTCTAATCATAATGGGATATTTTAACCCCATTTTACAATATGGCGTCGAGAATTTCTGTAAAAAATGTCAAGACATTGGTATTGACGGACTCATTATTCCTGATTTGCCTGTAGATGTTTACAACGACGAATACCGCTCTATTTTTGAAAAGTACGGATTAATCAATGTCTTTTTAATTACACCCCAAACTTCAGATGAACGCATAAGGTTTATAGACTCCGTCTCAGCAGGTTTTATTTATATGGTGAGTTCGGCAAGTGTCACTGGAGCAAAAACAGGATTTGGGCAAGAGCAGCAAAGCTACTTCGAGCGTATTGCCGAAATGAAACTGACGAACCCGCAAATCGTCGGCTTCGGCATCAGTAATTCAGAGACTTTTCAACAAGCTACAAAATCAGCAAAAGGTGCCATTATCGGGTCAGCCTTTATAAAGCATCTAACGGGCCACGGAACAGAAAATATTGGCGATTTTATTACTAAGATACGCTAA